In Mixophyes fleayi isolate aMixFle1 chromosome 4, aMixFle1.hap1, whole genome shotgun sequence, the following proteins share a genomic window:
- the TXNDC15 gene encoding thioredoxin domain-containing protein 15 gives MGLSLRAVIICGVCVLSLTPGAPGSQNEDIHPEDDNRRGILQSTDINPIATNNEDVHISESVQYKTAEIADAMQSSDVQTDPAVILSMVPREVKDNVAIQPSDSVCDAAKYDAKCSTNDVLLSSSDNQVLTNIQNINTTTPGTEQARTDDSNTTDSSKPLKVNCEERNITGMENFTLQVLNVSQDLMELLNPNSSECTMVLFFTPWCRFSASLAPHFNALPRAFPTLHFLALDASQHSSLSTRFGTVAVPNILLFQGAKPMARFNHTERTLEALKSFIFNQSGIEAKPDIVLEEADHEGPLPCNPQAGIDWLLAFSILYVTVFILYATIQTESIRWLIPGQEHEHQE, from the exons ATGGGCCTGTCTCTGCGTGCTGTCATCATATGCGGAGTCTGTGTTCTGTCCCTGACACCGGGGGCACCAG GAAGTCAAAATGAAGACATTCATCCAGAAGATGACAATCGGAGAGGAATTTTGCAGAGCACAGACATTAACCCCATAGCAACAAACAATGAAGATGTCCATATTTCAGAGAGTGTTCAGTACAAGACTGCTGAGATTGCAGATGCAATGCAAAGCTCAGACGTACAAACTGACCCTGCTGTCATTCTCTCTATGGTACCTAGGGAGGTGAAGGACAACGTTGCCATTCAACCCTCTGACTCTGTTTGTGACGCAGCAAAATATGATGCAAAATGTAGCACCAATGATGTTCTGCTCAGCTCTTCAGATAACCAAGTTCTTACCAATATCCAAAATATTAATACAACTACACCAGGTACAGAGCAAGCAAGGACAGATGACTCAAACACTACTGATAGCAGTAAGCCTCTGAAAGTTAACTGTGAGGAACGCAATATCACTGGGATGGAGAATTTTACCTTGCAAGTCCTTAATGTTTCCCAG GACCTTATGGAGTTGCTAAATCCAAACAGCAGTGAATGCACCATGGTTTTGTTCTTCACCCCTTGGTGTCGCTTTTCTGCTTCTCTTGCACCTCATTTTAATGCCTTGCCGAGAGCATTTCCaactttgcattttttggcactgGATGCTTCTCAACACAGCAG TCTGTCCACTAGATTTGGTACCGTGGCTGTTCCTAACATCCTCCTATTCCAAGGTGCTAAGCCTATGGCCAGATTTAATCACACCGAACGTACCCTGGAAGCTCTCAAATCATTTATATTCAACCAGTCAG GAATTGAAGCAAAGCCTGATATAGTATTGGAGGAAGCAGACCATGAAGGACCGTTACCCTGCAATCCCCAAGCTGGAATTGATTGGCTACTTGCTTTCTCCATACTCTATGTGACAGTCTTTATATTATATGCCACAATACAAACTGAGAGCATTCGCTGGCTTATACCTGGGCAAGAACATGAGCATCAGGAGTAA